A part of Acidisarcina sp. genomic DNA contains:
- the hemQ gene encoding hydrogen peroxide-dependent heme synthase yields the protein MAEFPPVPLTIEGSSVLHQMFRFDWKAWRSISLPERQRIVEESIRTLEDLERAGSSNGPVRSALFSMLGHKGDLLLVHFRDSVKALNQAELKLARSEFHNFLTPTHSYLSVVELGLYESSMKTYGALVAQGLKEHTPEWDAAIDEVLKRQSDALTTRLFPEIPSASHLCFYPMDRRRGEQVNWYTVPIAERQRMMHDHMLIGRSYGDRVRQIISGSIGLDDWEWGVDLFADDPVVFKKLIYEMRFDQSSALYAAFGPFYVGIRLPIEKLGNWLMGSIEDAD from the coding sequence TTGGCTGAATTCCCACCTGTCCCGTTAACGATTGAAGGTTCCAGCGTTCTCCATCAAATGTTTCGTTTTGATTGGAAGGCATGGCGGAGTATTTCTCTTCCTGAGCGGCAGCGGATTGTAGAAGAGTCGATTCGGACGCTCGAAGACCTGGAGCGCGCCGGGAGCAGCAATGGGCCGGTGCGGTCTGCGCTGTTTTCCATGCTCGGACACAAAGGCGACCTCCTGCTTGTTCACTTTCGCGACTCCGTGAAAGCGCTGAACCAGGCCGAGCTGAAGCTGGCCCGCAGCGAATTCCACAACTTCCTTACGCCGACTCATTCGTATCTATCGGTGGTGGAGTTGGGGCTATACGAATCTTCCATGAAGACCTATGGCGCACTGGTGGCCCAGGGATTGAAGGAACACACACCGGAGTGGGATGCGGCGATCGACGAAGTGTTGAAGCGGCAGAGCGACGCGTTGACGACGCGCCTCTTTCCGGAAATTCCTTCTGCCAGTCATCTGTGCTTTTACCCGATGGACCGCAGGCGCGGCGAGCAGGTCAACTGGTACACGGTGCCTATCGCGGAGCGCCAGCGCATGATGCACGATCACATGCTGATCGGCAGAAGCTACGGAGACAGAGTACGGCAAATCATCAGCGGATCGATTGGGCTCGATGACTGGGAATGGGGAGTGGACCTGTTTGCAGATGATCCCGTGGTCTTTAAGAAGCTGATCTATGAGATGCGTTTTGATCAATCCAGCGCGCTGTACGCGGCGTTTGGACCGTTCTATGTAGGGATAAGGCTGCCCATCGAGAAGTTGGGCAACTGGCTCATGGGCAGTATCGAGGATGCTGA